A genomic region of Dreissena polymorpha isolate Duluth1 chromosome 4, UMN_Dpol_1.0, whole genome shotgun sequence contains the following coding sequences:
- the LOC127880296 gene encoding uncharacterized protein LOC127880296 isoform X1, whose translation MVLTVIMHYRKLNLIVSVVWRKLGVKYLTLSRRSHSRSVYDRYPNFFHIQYEYLCEKGLAKLLDSRDMEFHKIKYEILKAEEHKQIPEKMRAKDWLTVRNSDQSRLLGSYLNIKTEQETLNDMRTCRHKEKQELNHMFDSLDQAGCNLQSFMCVDIKAWNKFFQEIHAWKDILSLQFGKPVIVFNWAYYKNYESKPINSFHPNVFIEMNRNHLSPLCIYYFNFNVTINKSYPFIMWQKGQVTDSAIYEKDRLVYISNVSENIYNPNSDDIPVLFNQSFELGQCSIIIEAEKIGIRHASFPIEKYIQIGKVRLDPALDLTVPQQLEILRDLELGLDWETAIARNILIPPGSITKVSEIGKHIRQKRNERNSKLISDLTMTITDNCDSDKLDCS comes from the exons ATG gTTTTAACAGTTATAATGCACTAcagaaagcttaatttaattgtCAGTGTCGTTTGGAGAAAACTGGGAGTGAAGTATTTAACG TTATCAAGGAGAAGCCACAGTAGATCGGTGTATGATCGATACCCGAATTTTTTCCACATCCAGTATGAATATCTTTGTGAGAAAGGCTTGGCCAAGTTGCTGGATTCCAGGGATATGGAGTTTCATAAAATCAAGTATGAAATACTGAAAGCAGAAGAACACAAGCAG ATACCTGAGAAAATGCGAGCTAAGGATTGGCTAACAGTAAGAAATTCTGACCAATCACGGCTGTTGGGATCATATTTGAATATAAAGACAGAGCAAGAGACATTGAATGACATGAGAACATGTAGGCATAAAGAGAAACAGGAATTAAATCATATGTTTGATAGTTTGGATCAAGCTGGATGTAATCTACAGTCCTTCATGTGTGTAGATATAAAGGCTTGGAACAAGTTTTTTCAGGAAATACATGCATGGAAAGATATTCTCAGCTTACAGTTCGGAAAACCTGTTATCGTTTTCAATTGGgcatattataaaaattatgaaTCTAAACCTATAAACTCTTTTCATCCAAATGTTTTTATAGAAATGAATAGGAATCATTTGAGTCCGTtgtgtatatattatttcaaCTTCAATGTTACAATTAACAAATCTTATCCTTTTATAATGTGGCAAAAAGGCCAAGTGACAGATAGTGCTATTTATGAGAAAGACAGATTGGTGTACATCAGTAATGTCTCGGAAAACATTTACAACCCTAATAGTGATGATATTCCTGTGTTATTTAACCAGAGTTTTGAGTTAGGACAGTGCTCCATCATTATTGAAGCAGAAAAGATTGGGATTCGACATGCATCTTTCcctattgaaaaatatataca GATAGGAAAAGTGCGCCTCGACCCTGCCCTGGATTTAACCGTTCCTCAGCAACTGGAGATCCttcgtgaccttgaacttggtcTCGACTGGGAGACAGCCATCGCCAGGAATATCTTAATTCCCCCAGGTAGCATCACCAAGGTGTCCGAAATTGGCAAGCACATACGCCAAAAACGGAATGAGCGCAATTCCAAGTTGATCAGTGATCTGACAATGACGATAACAGATAATTGTGATTCTGACAAATTAGACTGTTcataa
- the LOC127880296 gene encoding uncharacterized protein LOC127880296 isoform X2 has protein sequence MHYRKLNLIVSVVWRKLGVKYLTLSRRSHSRSVYDRYPNFFHIQYEYLCEKGLAKLLDSRDMEFHKIKYEILKAEEHKQIPEKMRAKDWLTVRNSDQSRLLGSYLNIKTEQETLNDMRTCRHKEKQELNHMFDSLDQAGCNLQSFMCVDIKAWNKFFQEIHAWKDILSLQFGKPVIVFNWAYYKNYESKPINSFHPNVFIEMNRNHLSPLCIYYFNFNVTINKSYPFIMWQKGQVTDSAIYEKDRLVYISNVSENIYNPNSDDIPVLFNQSFELGQCSIIIEAEKIGIRHASFPIEKYIQIGKVRLDPALDLTVPQQLEILRDLELGLDWETAIARNILIPPGSITKVSEIGKHIRQKRNERNSKLISDLTMTITDNCDSDKLDCS, from the exons ATGCACTAcagaaagcttaatttaattgtCAGTGTCGTTTGGAGAAAACTGGGAGTGAAGTATTTAACG TTATCAAGGAGAAGCCACAGTAGATCGGTGTATGATCGATACCCGAATTTTTTCCACATCCAGTATGAATATCTTTGTGAGAAAGGCTTGGCCAAGTTGCTGGATTCCAGGGATATGGAGTTTCATAAAATCAAGTATGAAATACTGAAAGCAGAAGAACACAAGCAG ATACCTGAGAAAATGCGAGCTAAGGATTGGCTAACAGTAAGAAATTCTGACCAATCACGGCTGTTGGGATCATATTTGAATATAAAGACAGAGCAAGAGACATTGAATGACATGAGAACATGTAGGCATAAAGAGAAACAGGAATTAAATCATATGTTTGATAGTTTGGATCAAGCTGGATGTAATCTACAGTCCTTCATGTGTGTAGATATAAAGGCTTGGAACAAGTTTTTTCAGGAAATACATGCATGGAAAGATATTCTCAGCTTACAGTTCGGAAAACCTGTTATCGTTTTCAATTGGgcatattataaaaattatgaaTCTAAACCTATAAACTCTTTTCATCCAAATGTTTTTATAGAAATGAATAGGAATCATTTGAGTCCGTtgtgtatatattatttcaaCTTCAATGTTACAATTAACAAATCTTATCCTTTTATAATGTGGCAAAAAGGCCAAGTGACAGATAGTGCTATTTATGAGAAAGACAGATTGGTGTACATCAGTAATGTCTCGGAAAACATTTACAACCCTAATAGTGATGATATTCCTGTGTTATTTAACCAGAGTTTTGAGTTAGGACAGTGCTCCATCATTATTGAAGCAGAAAAGATTGGGATTCGACATGCATCTTTCcctattgaaaaatatataca GATAGGAAAAGTGCGCCTCGACCCTGCCCTGGATTTAACCGTTCCTCAGCAACTGGAGATCCttcgtgaccttgaacttggtcTCGACTGGGAGACAGCCATCGCCAGGAATATCTTAATTCCCCCAGGTAGCATCACCAAGGTGTCCGAAATTGGCAAGCACATACGCCAAAAACGGAATGAGCGCAATTCCAAGTTGATCAGTGATCTGACAATGACGATAACAGATAATTGTGATTCTGACAAATTAGACTGTTcataa